Proteins encoded within one genomic window of Nordella sp. HKS 07:
- a CDS encoding SDR family oxidoreductase, whose translation MKIVVIGGTGLIGSKTVAILRKGRHEVAAASPKSGFNTITGEGLKEAMAGAQVVIDLANSPSFEDKAVLEFFETSGRNVLAAENSTGVRHHIALSIVGTDRTPDNGYFRAKVAQEKLITSSGIPYTIVRSTQFLEFLGAIAASNVDGNMVRISPGLFQPIAADDVAAIVADVALATPRNGIVEIAGPERAPFNEIVARYLKAVGDPREVVSDPEARYFGGRVEQLSLVPLGEARLGHIALDEWLRRSRAAG comes from the coding sequence ATGAAGATCGTCGTCATCGGTGGCACCGGCCTGATCGGTTCGAAGACCGTCGCCATTCTGCGCAAGGGCCGTCATGAGGTCGCCGCCGCGTCACCCAAGAGCGGCTTCAACACCATCACCGGCGAGGGGCTCAAAGAGGCCATGGCTGGCGCGCAGGTTGTGATCGACCTTGCCAATTCGCCTTCATTTGAAGACAAGGCGGTGCTGGAATTCTTTGAGACCTCCGGCCGCAATGTTCTTGCAGCGGAAAACTCGACGGGCGTGCGGCACCATATTGCACTCTCCATCGTAGGAACCGACCGCACGCCCGACAATGGCTATTTCCGTGCCAAGGTCGCCCAAGAAAAATTGATCACGTCCTCAGGCATCCCCTACACCATCGTCCGCTCGACCCAGTTCCTGGAATTCCTCGGCGCCATCGCCGCTTCGAATGTGGATGGAAACATGGTCAGGATTTCGCCCGGCCTGTTCCAACCCATCGCAGCCGACGACGTCGCCGCCATCGTTGCCGATGTGGCGCTCGCGACGCCACGAAATGGCATCGTCGAGATCGCAGGCCCGGAACGAGCGCCGTTCAACGAAATCGTCGCCCGTTATCTGAAGGCAGTCGGCGACCCGCGTGAGGTCGTGAGCGACCCCGAGGCCCGATACTTCGGTGGGCGGGTTGAGCAGCTTTCGCTGGTGCCGTTGGGCGAAGCGCGCCTCGGCCACATCGCTCTCGACGAATGGCTCCGCCGCTCACGGGCAGCGGGCTGA
- a CDS encoding arylsulfatase, with the protein MCASALTLGVAAFEFAAPAAAQDQSKPNILFIMGDDIGWMQPSIYHQGLMVGETPNIDRIGKEGGKFLGYYAEQSCTAGRNAFFTGMNPLRTGMIPPQLPGSPSYLRPGTPAVAKFLHDLGYNTGEFGKNHLGDHTDALPTAHGFQEFWGYLYHLDAMEQVSFPDINKSPTEQTLAPPCKNTPIPGVPDDPAAVDPRTTVCLTPPRNVLWCKSSDGTSGNQTCQDQGPLTLERSKTVDEEISAKVIDFLDRNDPKKTNKPFFVWYNPARMHITTVLSDKYMDMVAERGGKDWGVNEAGMKQMDDNIGYVLKKLEDMGQLDNTVVVFTTDNGAETFTYPDGGVTPFKGSKMNTWEGGMRAPAVIRWPGHIRPGTVYTDIFASLDWLPTLVEIGGGPKGNALNDEIEKGSYPGIVKTKLDGVNQLDYLTGKSQKSARDVFFYYAGPRPSAVRYKNWKMYFAIAPETPTGFAFPGVQTQFMATMTNLMRDPFEEAVTSGTWNKTEPNSFAGALAGPVTAYIYDWNMLPLGQQLWLRELESYKEFPPLQSPESWNLDQVTEQIRNGVGHASQ; encoded by the coding sequence ATGTGCGCGAGCGCCCTCACGCTGGGCGTCGCGGCCTTCGAGTTCGCGGCGCCGGCGGCGGCCCAGGACCAGTCAAAGCCCAACATCCTCTTTATCATGGGCGATGATATCGGCTGGATGCAACCAAGCATCTATCACCAGGGTCTCATGGTCGGCGAAACCCCGAACATCGACCGTATCGGCAAGGAAGGCGGGAAGTTCCTGGGGTACTACGCCGAACAGAGCTGCACTGCCGGGCGTAACGCGTTCTTCACCGGCATGAATCCACTTCGTACGGGAATGATCCCACCGCAGCTTCCAGGCAGCCCGTCTTATTTGCGGCCTGGTACGCCAGCGGTCGCAAAGTTCCTCCATGACCTGGGCTACAACACCGGCGAGTTCGGCAAGAACCACCTTGGTGACCATACTGACGCGCTGCCTACGGCGCACGGCTTCCAGGAATTCTGGGGCTACTTGTACCACCTGGATGCGATGGAGCAGGTGAGTTTCCCCGACATCAACAAGTCCCCGACAGAGCAGACGCTTGCGCCGCCATGCAAGAACACGCCGATCCCGGGCGTGCCCGATGATCCAGCGGCCGTCGATCCCAGGACCACGGTCTGCCTGACCCCGCCTCGCAACGTGCTGTGGTGCAAATCCTCCGACGGCACGAGTGGCAACCAGACCTGCCAGGACCAGGGTCCGCTGACGCTCGAGCGGTCCAAGACCGTGGACGAGGAAATCTCGGCCAAGGTCATCGACTTCCTCGATCGTAATGATCCGAAGAAAACCAACAAGCCGTTCTTCGTCTGGTATAACCCGGCGCGCATGCACATCACGACCGTGCTGTCGGACAAGTACATGGACATGGTCGCTGAGCGCGGCGGCAAGGACTGGGGCGTCAACGAAGCCGGCATGAAACAGATGGACGACAATATCGGCTACGTGCTGAAAAAGCTGGAGGACATGGGCCAGCTTGACAACACGGTCGTGGTGTTCACGACCGACAACGGCGCTGAGACCTTCACCTACCCCGATGGCGGCGTCACGCCGTTCAAGGGCTCGAAGATGAACACCTGGGAAGGTGGCATGCGCGCGCCGGCGGTCATCCGTTGGCCGGGCCATATCAGGCCGGGCACGGTCTACACCGACATCTTCGCGTCGCTCGATTGGCTGCCGACGCTCGTCGAAATCGGGGGCGGGCCCAAGGGCAACGCGCTGAATGACGAGATCGAGAAGGGCAGCTACCCGGGCATCGTCAAGACGAAGCTCGACGGCGTCAACCAGCTCGACTATCTGACGGGCAAGTCGCAGAAATCCGCGCGCGACGTCTTCTTCTACTATGCCGGCCCGCGCCCGTCGGCGGTGCGCTACAAGAACTGGAAGATGTATTTCGCGATCGCGCCCGAAACTCCCACGGGCTTCGCGTTCCCCGGAGTCCAGACCCAGTTCATGGCCACCATGACGAACCTCATGCGCGATCCATTCGAGGAGGCCGTTACCTCTGGCACATGGAACAAGACGGAACCCAACTCGTTCGCCGGTGCGCTCGCCGGGCCGGTTACGGCTTATATCTACGACTGGAACATGCTGCCCCTCGGCCAGCAACTGTGGCTCAGGGAGCTCGAGAGCTATAAAGAGTTCCCTCCACTTCAGAGCCCGGAGAGCTGGAACCTGGATCAGGTAACCGAGCAGATCAGGAACGGAGTGGGACACGCGAGCCAGTAG